The sequence TCAGCAGAAGAATCAGGTACATCACTTTACTAACATGCGGCTTGAGGTAGAGGCCGAAGGCCCAGGCCAGGGGCCAGAAAACCAGCATTTGTATAGCGAGTTCACCAGAATTCTGAAAGAACCCCGGTGGCCCACTCAGGCCCCAATCAGTAAAGGCAAAGCCGCGCTTGGCCCAGGTTATGGACAAGGAAAGAGATAACTTGAACGATGCCAAAAAGAAAATGCACAGAAAAATAAAAAAACGCTTTTCAGTGTTAACAATATTAATTATTAAAAAATAGATAATGAACCACGTATAAAAATACTCTAGTCTTTCAAAAGCAATAGACGGCCAGTAGGCGAAAGTGCTTGAAAGTAGTATCAGTATGAGGAAAAATATTAGCCAGATATTTAGTGCGGATGATACCCATTTTACACTTTTGTCCTGAAAGCACCCAACCAACGCTCCAAGCAACGCAAGCTGACTCCAAGGCAGAAAATTCAGAGCAGGATAAATGGATTGTGGCCTAACGTACTCAAGAAAAAAGTACGTACAGATCATCCAGAATGCGAATGTCTCCCTCGTGAAGTAACGCCACATCGCTCCGATATGGAGTTTATAGAACTCCTCAATACTGACTTCCCTGCGTTTCTTAATCACAGATTTTCCTCACGGCTTCCATGATCTTGGATTCACAATTGGCAAAAAATTCTGAACTGCAATTAAACGGATCATGAATATATGGGGTGGGCCGTTTGCAATAGCTTCCTGCCAACGCAAGTGGATAGTCCTTGCCCACTTTATTCTGAAACGAGGTGATGTGGGTGGGCTCCATTAATACTATCAGGTCAGTATCCTGAAACTCGAAATTTCGGACATTCACTGTCTGGTGATCGTCAAGGTTCAAGCCGCGCTTGTGCGCAAATGCTCTCGCCCTGGGATCAGCCGGGTGACCATCAGTGCAATCAAGACCACAGGACTTCGCCTCACGGCCAAGGCTACGCGCATACACCTCAGCTAAAGGGCTCCGGCAGATATTTCCGCTACAGACAAAAACGACGCGCTGATTGGCCTCAGGTATAGAAGGGGGGAAACGGCGATATGCGCCGAGCTGTGAAAGAAACCAGTACCCAAGAAATCGAACGAGCCCATTTCGTGATCCAAACCGCTCGTAGACCAACCGGTTCACCAGACAACCTCCTTATTTCCGCGTGAAAGCCTCTTAAATCCTTTGGCTATGGGTATCATGCCACAACTTGAGTAATCAGCGGAAAACATCTTGAACTTGGCAGTCATAGAGACACTCAACCAGATCATGAGATCCTGAGCTGGGGGCTGCGAGGACTTTCACGATAGTAATTAGGACCATTATCACCGATAATATAGACCCGCATTTTGAGGTTGGCACAACAAAGGACGTTGCTATCCATGAAATCCAGAATCCTGGTGCTTGATGGGAACCAGCGGGCATCTCTGGCGGCGGTGAGGTCTCTCGGTTCCAGGGATCTGTGGGTGGCCGTCGGGGAAAGCGCTTCGACCTCCATGGCGGGGTTCTCCCGCTATTGCAGCAAAATGGTGACGTATCCCGATCCGTATGATTCACCGCGTCTTTTCTTTGAGGCGGTGTTGAACCTGATCGACGAATTCAACATCTCTTTTCTGCTCCCCATTACCGAAGCCACCACCTACGCCGTCCTGCAATACCGCAACGAGCTACCAGGCCATGTAACCCTTCCCTTTCCAACCAACGGGGCGGTTGAACAGCTGGCCAACAAGAACGAATTGTTTAAGTTTGCGGCCAGCAAGGGTATTCCCATTCCTGAAACCCTGTTTTGTAAAGATGCCGAAGAAGGGTTAAGGGCGTTAAAGGCCATAGACCGCTTTCCGGTCGTGTTAAAGCCCTTCAAATCGAAGATTCTGGAGGGCGACCGAATTATCTCAACACGGGTTCTGATCGCTGAATCCGCGGAAGAAGCGCGTTCTCTTCTAAAGTCCCACAGCTTCTTCTCATATCCGTTCACGATCCAGTCTTTCATTGTGGGGACTGGCCAGGGCGTGTTCGCACTTTTCGATCATGGTGAAGCGGTGTGCTACTTCTCTCACCGCAGGCTCCGTGAAAAACCTCCAGGGGGTGGCGTGAGTGTCTTGAGCGAGTCCGCCCCCATAGATGACGCGTTGAAGGTCTCATCTGAACAGCTTCTCGGAAGCGTCGGATGGCACGGTGTGGCTATGGTTGAGTTTCGGGTGGCGGACGAAGGGACTGGCTATTTAATGGAGGTAAACCCGCGCTTTTGGGGTTCCCTTCAATTGGCCATCGACTCCGGGATCGACTTTCCCTGGTGGTTGTATCTGGTATGCACGGAACAGCAGATGCCGGAAATAAAGTGGCAGCAGAGACGAGTGCGCTGGATCCTTGGAGATCTCGATCGGCTCTTAATCATCTTGAAGTCACCCAGCACCAGATACTCTCTGAGGGAAAAGCTGGCCGAGATTGTGCGTTTCTTTCAGCCCGGGCTGCGAACCCGGCATGAAGTCAATAGATGGAACGATCTCAACCCTTTCTGGTTTGAACTCAAACAGTACTTGCGTGCATTGAAGGGATGACACTTTCTATACGGGCACCCTACGTCATTATTCTCGCAAATGGCCTCAACGGCCTTGGCGCTGTCCGGTCCGCTGCCCACGCTGGCCTAAAAACCTACACCCTGATCACGAAGCATTCAGACCTCAGTACGTTCAGTCGCTTCAGCGAAAATAGTTTTCTGTTGCCCTCGGCCCCAACGATAGCTGATATCAAACCAATACTTGACGAGTTATTCATCAAGGAGTGCGGCCCAGGAGTGTTGCTCGCCTGCTCGGACAGTTCCGCCGAATTGCTGGGAGCGCTCAAGAGTGAAGGTTATTCCAAGCACCACCTGATTGTCCCGTTGGCAGAAACAACTCGCATCCTCAACGATAAAAAACTCGAATGCAGAGCCATGGAAGATGGCGGCATTACCCTGCCAAAAACCTATTACCAGCTCTCGGATGACGAGCCACAATCATTTCCTCTGATAATCAAACCGCGCACGTTTCGGGATTATCAGATTCTGGGCGCCAAGAATGTCATTCTTAACACTCAAGCCGAACTGGACGAATTCCGACTCCGCTTTAAAGACCAAATAGAAAGATTTATCGGCCAAGAAGTCATTCAGGGCAAAGACGATAACCTATGGGTGTGTAATGTCACCTTTAATCTGCGAAGAGAAATGAGCGCCTGCTTCGTATTCCAACGCCTTGGGACAATGCCGTCCCATTACGGCGTCACCTCATTGGCAATTAGCCGAGAGAACATCGAGCTTCGTGAGGAATGCGAGAAGATTGGAAAAGCTCTGAATTATTGTGGTCCGGCGATGATCGAGTTCAAAAAAGACCCCGTTTCCGGTCGGTATCTTTATATCGAGACCAATCCTCGCCTCGGCATGTGTAACTGGTTTGATACTCGCTGCGGCATCAATAACATTCTTGCCTGTACTCAGGTTGCCTATGGAGAAACAATTCCTTTTCCTCCTCAGAGGAATAACCTGGTGTACTGGAATTTTTTTGGTGACTTTGTTGCGAGATTGGAAGACAAGGAAAACGTATTCTCAATTCTTTTGCTTTACTTCAGATTACTCTTTCGTCGCCGAGTTGGGGCGCTATTCTACTGG is a genomic window of Marinobacter sp. F4206 containing:
- a CDS encoding ATP-grasp domain-containing protein produces the protein MKSRILVLDGNQRASLAAVRSLGSRDLWVAVGESASTSMAGFSRYCSKMVTYPDPYDSPRLFFEAVLNLIDEFNISFLLPITEATTYAVLQYRNELPGHVTLPFPTNGAVEQLANKNELFKFAASKGIPIPETLFCKDAEEGLRALKAIDRFPVVLKPFKSKILEGDRIISTRVLIAESAEEARSLLKSHSFFSYPFTIQSFIVGTGQGVFALFDHGEAVCYFSHRRLREKPPGGGVSVLSESAPIDDALKVSSEQLLGSVGWHGVAMVEFRVADEGTGYLMEVNPRFWGSLQLAIDSGIDFPWWLYLVCTEQQMPEIKWQQRRVRWILGDLDRLLIILKSPSTRYSLREKLAEIVRFFQPGLRTRHEVNRWNDLNPFWFELKQYLRALKG